A DNA window from Mya arenaria isolate MELC-2E11 chromosome 17, ASM2691426v1 contains the following coding sequences:
- the LOC128224548 gene encoding uncharacterized protein LOC128224548 isoform X2, which yields MSRNKHLRDDILEDYHDFEEGEDCCSDGNLVDVIGSLIKARDFYRLQNALDRGAYINFTNKFGEGPLHLAVSQDETLEGVRIVELLLYVGCGVTGQDRFGQTPLHLAAKHAPMYTLKLLEAAAPVNTQDNAGRTALMLACNCGKETALQVVQMLLDRSAIVNIRDQENQTALHYLCGRMGGSDVTVKMEIAYKLLYAGLDVNIRDHSGISAAKMLFRNGQGINLQNVNTDPYLALLRVLARGGSDFQQEYDSFSPFKTEPNWYCAVSDIFLPLSRPSVRNYLFMCIKQFSASKNNCNELHERVARKYFTSAQSLRELSREVVRERLGGRVLYHAGKLGLPKSLEAYLTYLECIKCT from the exons ATGTCACGAAATAAACATCTGAGAGACGACATTTTagag GATTACCATGATTTTGAGGAAGGGGAGGATTGTTGTAGCGACGGAAACCTGGTAGATGTTATTGGGTCATTGATCAAAGCAAGAGATTTCTATCGGCTTCAAAATGCGCTTGATCGGGGGGCTTATATCAACTTCACAAACAAATTTGGAGAAGGGCCCCTTCACCTGGCTGTTTCACAAGATGAGACATTAG AGGGTGTGAGGATTGTTGAACTGCTACTGTATGTCGGGTGTGGGGTGACTGGTCAGGACAGGTTCGGCCAAACCCCACTACATCTTGCTGCCAAACACGCTCCAATGTACACACTCAAACTTCTCGAGGCTGCTGCTCCAGTCAACACTCAAGACAACGCTG GTCGAACAGCATTGATGTTGGCGTGTAACTGTGGGAAAGAGACAGCACTTCAGGTCGTACAGATGTTGCTGGATCGCAGCGCCATTGTGAACATCAGAGATCAGGAGAACCAGACAG CCCTTCATTACCTGTGTGGCCGGATGGGCGGGTCAGATGTTACTGTGAAGATGGAAATAGCATACAAACTGTTGTATGCTGGACTTGATGTGAACATTCGAGACCATTCAG GTATCTCTGCTGCAAAGATGCTGTTTAGAAATGGCCAAGGCATTAACCTACAAAACGTGAATACAGACCCATACCTGGCATTGCTGAGAGTTCTAGCTAGGGGAGGGTCAGATTTCCAACAAGAATATGATAGTTTTTCACCTTTCAAAACTGAGCCCAATTGGTATTGTGCTGTCAGTGATATATTTCTACCATTATCAAGACCATCTGTGCggaattatttgtttatgtgtatAAAACAGTTCAGTGCGTCTAAAAACAACTGTAATGAGCTGCATGAGCGAGTTGCCAGGAAGTATTTTACGTCAGCACAATCTCTTAGGGAGCTTTCACGTGAGGTGGTACGGGAGAGACTCGGCGGGCGTGTGTTGTACCATGCTGGGAAACTTGGATTACCTAAGTCACTGGAGGCCTACCTCACATACTTAGAGTGTATAAAATGTACATGA
- the LOC128224548 gene encoding melanoma-associated antigen C1-like isoform X1, with protein sequence MSRQMSVANSPGGVSQRFSTRRRPEQERLPNLPQMHRLDDSISQGSTGFERDFRFNNRDIGTHSGQPNWASGQRQTGMGSWGFSGTSFPPASQASGFPGTSQTFSSGTEGQTFLGEATSPVLGVRESFTRSGDPSSRNSFFRSDQSVTRPRDSPEGQRRSTFRSRNDFQNNDPFSRPEDALTVSEGRNVELGRRPSQRLPFTLQSDSFSQDQLGPMPGDPIPPLADKNPAFQPPANSLTFPGLPQSFSRSLGSFPSSATTGSFPSSPQQFSGSSMSLPEPSTSFSSSPQSFPSLSQSFTGSSQSFPGSSESLPVSTQSFPGSSQSFPRTSQSFPGSSQSFTGLSQSFPGSSQSFPGSSRSFPGSSQSFPDSSQSFPGSSQSFPGLSQSFPEPSQSFPEPSQSFPGSSQSFPGSSQSFPEPSQSFPGSSQSFPDSSKSFTDSSQLFPGTSQSFPGTSQSFPGSSQSFPVSSQSFPGTSQSFPGSSQSFPNSSQSFSGSSLSFSDSSQSFSDPSQSTVGQELWGGDKFQASRQQGFENTGSGGFESTLTQGFSASSFGSQQFDVPQPSLFESSVHSPNVFVSPGKGGDGFSIQMPNTPNLGSETRPLLADLGPVEVSRVPGAGEQNNNTPMNTG encoded by the coding sequence ATGTCACGACAGATGTCTGTAGCAAACAGTCCAGGTGGAGTTAGTCAAAGATTCTCCACAAGGCGGCGACCTGAGCAGGAAAGGTTGCCAAACCTCCCACAGATGCACAGGTTAGATGATTCCATCAGCCAGGGCTCAACAGGTTTTGAAAGGGACTTCAGGTTCAACAACAGAGACATAGGAACACACTCTGGACAGCCAAACTGGGCATCTGGCCAGAGGCAGACAGGAATGGGAAGTTGGGGATTTTCTGGGACATCCTTCCCTCCAGCAAGTCAGGCATCTGGTTTTCCGGGAACAAGTCAGACATTCAGTAGTGGCACTGAGGGACAGACTTTCCTTGGTGAGGCCACTTCACCAGTGTTGGGTGTTAGGGAGTCATTCACTAGGTCTGGGGACCCTTCATCAAGGAACTCTTTCTTCAGATCTGACCAATCAGTAACAAGACCAAGAGACTCACCAGAGGGACAAAGGAGGTCTACATTCAGATCtagaaatgattttcaaaacaatgaccCTTTCTCAAGACCAGAAGATGCTCTTACAGTAAGTGAGGGAAGAAATGTTGAACTTGGCAGACGTCCCTCACAAAGGCTGCCATTCACCTTACAAAGTGATTCATTTTCACAGGACCAGTTGGGTCCAATGCCTGGAGATCCAATACCACCATTGGCCGACAAAAATCCAGCTTTTCAGCCACCAGCAAACAGCCTGACATTTCCTGGATTGCCACAATCCTTTTCAAGATCACTAGGGTCTTTTCCATCCTCTGCTACAACAGGGTCATTTCCTAGTTCACCACAGCAATTTTCAGGGTCATCTATGTCATTACCTGAACCATCTACATCATTTTCCAGTTCACCTCAATCATTCCCCAGTTTGTCTCAGTCATTCACTGGTTCATCTCAGTCATTCCCTGGTTCGTCTGAATCATTACCTGTTTCAACTCAGTCATTCCCTGGTTCATCTCAATCATTCCCCCGTACATCTCAGTCTTTCCCTGGTTCATCTCAGTCATTCACTGGTTTGTCTCAGTCATTCCCTGGTTCATCTCAGTCATTCCCTGGTTCATCTCGGTCATTTCCTGGTTCATCTCAGTCATTCCCCGATTCATCTCAATCATTCCCTGGTTCATCTCAGTCATTCCCTGGTTTATCTCAGTCATTTCCTGAACCATCTCAATCATTTCCTGAACCATCTCAATCATTCCCTGGTTCATCTCAATCATTTCCTGGTTCATCTCAGTCATTTCCTGAACCATCTCAGTCATTCCCTGGTTCATCTCAATCATTCCCTGATTCATCTAAGTCATTCACCGATTCATCTCAGTTATTCCCTGGAACATCTCAGTCATTCCCTGGTACATCTCAATCATTTCCTGGCTCATCTCAGTCATTCCCTGTTTCATCTCAGTCATTCCCTGGTACATCTCAATCATTCCCTGGTTCATCTCAGTCATTCCCCAATTCATCTCAGTCATTCTCTGGTTCATCTCTGTCATTCTCCGATTCATCTCAGTCATTTTCCGACCCTTCTCAGTCTACTGTAGGGCAGGAGCTGTGGGGTGGTGATAAATTTCAGGCCTCTAGACAACAAGGTTTTGAAAATACTGGGTCAGGAGGTTTTGAATCAACATTAACTCAGGGTTTTTCTGCATCATCTTTTGGTTCACAGCAATTTGATGTCCCTCAGCCTAGTTTGTTTGAATCATCAGTGCATAGTCCGAATGTTTTTGTTAGTCCTGGGAAAGGAGGTGATGGGTTCAGCATCCAGATGCCAAACACCCCCAACCTTGGCTCAGAGACCCGCCCCTTGCTGGCTGACCTAGGCCCAGTAGAGGTCAGTCGAGTTCCTGGAGCTGGAGAGCAGAATAATAACACACCAATGAATACAGGATGA